DNA from Chitinophaga pendula:
ATACTATGGGAGAAACGTAAGACGTTGACGATCAGCGATTCTCTGAAAGGATACCTCTATCAGGCTGCCCGGCACAAGATTATAGACCTGTACCGTAAGAACAGTAACTACCGGAAATACCTGCAGCAACTGATCGAACACTTTGATACACAGCCACATGCTATCAACGAAACCCTGGACTACAAGGTAAGGACCCAGGAATTGTTTGAAGCTATCAACCATCTGCCGGAACGAATGAAACAGATCTTTATGATGAGCCGGCTGGAGCACCTTACCGTAGAGCAGATCGCCCAGCAGTTGGGTTTATCACAGCAAACGGTAAAAAATCAGATCACCAAAGCACTGAAGATATTGCGTACCCACTATGCCAAATCAGATGTGATATTACTGATACTGGCGACCTGGGCACTGGATAAATTATAAGTTTATCGGAAAGGCACTGTTACGCCGTCTGTTTTCCACGTTAGACAGATGATGGTCCACGTTCCCGCCAGCCGGCTATTTATACCCCGCAATAGTACTTTAGTCCCTTTTAAACGACTACTAGTCAGAATCATAAAACCAACAAGGTGGATATAGATCAGATCAGACATATGCTGGACCGCTACAACCAAGGTAGCAGCACAGATGAAGAGTCTGCCATTATAGAGCAATGGTTTGAGGGGATCAACCAGCATCATTCCATGCTGGTCGACGAACACTACCTGCAACAGCAGCTGGATGATGTGCATCAGCACATACAGGAACGGATACAGCCGCCGGTTCGTCGTAACCGGCTCAGGCGGATATATTCCCTGGCTGCCGCAGCCGTACTGTTAATTGCAGCAGGTATTTTCGGCATCCGTTACTATATGGCACAACAGCCGGCCGCACTACCTGGCCTGGCAGTTAAATCCGGCAACGGGAAAACCAACCGCATGATCCGGGATGGCTTTGTGGAGGTCTCTACCAATAAAGGTGCTACAGAACGTATCGTACTGTCCGACGGTAGTACAGTGGTAGTGAATGCTTCCAGCAAGATCAAATATCCGGTAGGTTTTGGCAGTCACAGCCGGGATATTTACCTGTTGGAAGGAGAAGCACATTTTACAGTAGCTCAAAATGGTGGCGCCAGCTTTGTCGTACACACCGGAGAGCTCAATACTACAGCATTGGCAACGGTCTTCAACATACGGGCCTATGCTTATGAACAAAAGATCAAAGTGTCGCTGCTGGCTGGTAAAGTCAAGGTAGACCATGTCAAAGAAGGTCAGCCGCAGCCGCCAATTATACTTTTGCCTAGCGAACAATTGGATTTTGACCTACATTCGCTTGTACTGGAAAAAGTTAACTTCAGTAAACCAGAGGAAATAGTGGGATGGAAACAAGGATACCTGGTGTTTAAAGATGCTTCTTACCAACAAGTAATCAAGGAAATAGAAAACCGTTATGGCGTGACGATCATTAACCAAAGTGATAAAACCCAGTGGGAATATACCGGTTTCTTCAAAGATGAAAGTCTCCAGGATATTATAGAAACTATTTGTCTTACAAAAGGTCTGTCCTACACGATCGACCAGGATTCGATCTTTTTAAAAAATAAAAACTGATCGGTGTTGTCTCTATGCTCAAATGGTCATGCCTCCTAAAGATCTGTGCCCTGTCATGTACCATGATAGCCTTATTGAACCAGGGAGCAAGTACCCGGGCGGTTGCTGCTGTTACTGTACTACATGAAGATGTTTTCGTTACCCTCCACCTGAAACACAAACATATTGAGGAGGTGATGGTTGAATTGGCAGCCATCACAGGCCTTAATTTCCATTATGATAAGTCGGACCTGGACCTGCGTAAAAAGATCACCGTACATTTTGTAAAAACGCCGATCACAGAGGTATTACAGCATCTATCCAAGTTAACAGGTTTATGTTTTACCCTCAAAGAGCAGAAAGTGATTGTCGCGCCCACCTGCAATACACCGGTTGGTCAGGAAAAGCCATCGTCGTCGGTGACCCTGATCCGTGGTAATATTCCGGAGCGGTCCGTTTCCGGTAAGGTCTATAACACGGCAGGAAAGCCGGTGGCAGGCGCCTCCATATGGGTACGGGATAGTCAGCGGGGCGCCCAGACCCAGGAGGACGGAAGTTTTACCATCGCTATCCGGCAGGGAGATGTACTGGTGATCCGCTCTATAGGATATAACAGCCGGGAGATCAGCATTGATAAACAGGAAGAGATAGCAGTGACGCTGAATGAGGCTATCAAGGGGCTTAATGAATTTGTCGTGACAGCACTGGGGCTCTCTAAGCGGACCAAAGAGCTGACCTATGCTACGCAGCAGGTCGGCGATGAAGATATTACTCGGGTGAAAGATGGCAATGTGATCAACAGCTTGTCGGGAAAAGTAGCCGGAATGATGGTCAACCGCAGCAGTGCGGGACTTGGAGGGTCGGCCCGGGTAATATTACGGGGTAACAAATCCACCCGTGAGAACCAGCCCATGTATATTATCGATGGTGTACCGATGGCCAACTATACTCCTGCCCAGCCACGGGATATATGGGGACAGGCATCCGGCATCATTGGCAGTGGCGGCAGAGATGGCGGGGATGGTATTTCTAATATCAATCCGGATGATATTGAGACTATCAGCGTACTGAAGGGCGCATCCGCAGCGGCATTATATGGCAGCCAGGCAGCCAACGGGGTAATCGTGATCACCACCAAACGGGGAAGGCCCGGCAGAGGACGGCTCGAATTCTGTTCTGATTTCACATTGGAATCCCCATCGATCATGCCCAAACTACAGTATCGTTACGGGCAGACCACAGTACCTTTTATCGATGCCAACAGAAAACCACAACCTGGTTCGCCGGATAGCTGGGGTGGCGCTGTACAAGCCAGCGATCATGTATCTTCTTTTTTCCAGACCGGTATCACAGCGATCAATTCCCTCTCTTTCAGTGCAGGTACCGACAAAGCGCAGACCTATTTCTCTTATTCCAATACCAGCAGCAAGGGCATATTACCTACCAACCGTTTTCTCCGGCATACCTTCAATTTCCGGGAGACGTTGAAACTATTTGATGACAAACTCTCTGTAGACATCAATGCCACTTTGCTCGCGCAAAGTACTTATAACCGGCTGTCGTCCGGTTTGTATTACAGCCCGCTCACCGGGCTGTATAACTTTCCAAGAGGGCTGGATTTCAACCGCTACAAACGGGAATATGAATACTTTGACAACGGACGTAATATGCCTTTACAGAACTGGTGGAACATACGTAATTCTGCAGGCTGGACCGGTGACGACGATCAGCAGAATCCCTACTGGGTACTGAACCGGGACATCCATACCGATAGCCGCTATCGCGGATTGGGCTCCATGTCATTACGGTATAAGGTGAATGACTGGCTGTCAGTACAGGCAAGAGGAAGTTTTGACAAATCGTTCGATGAATATGAGCTGAAGGCCTATGCCGGTACCCAGCAGGTGCTGGCTCCTGCCAACGGCCGGTATACCCTGGAAAAAGAAGCCAATACCCAGATATATGGGGATATCATGGTCAACATGACCCACAAACTGGGCGCCAATTATAATTTGGCTACCGCCATTGGTACCAGCATATTGGATGTAAAGGCGCATGACCGCACGCTGGTGAGTACAAACCCGTTTGTCAAAGACGGATTGAGTTATGCCAACAAGTTCTCAGTAGCAGATATACTCAGCACAGCATTGGATGCACAACGTTCTATTGAGCAGAAGCAGCTGCAGGCGATCTTCTCCAATGTACAGCTGGGATATAAAAATGCCCTGTTCCTGGACCTTACCGGACGTAACGACTGGTCCAGTACTTTCGCCTATACGCCTATACGCAACAAAGGATATTTCTACTATTCTGCGGGGATGGCAGGTATTATCAGCGACCTGGTCAAATTGCCGGCTGTCATCAATTTTGCGAAGCTGCGTGTATCCTATGCTCGGGTAGGCAATGACATTGCCCCCTATGCTTCTAAACCTGCCAGGTTTATGTTGCAGACGGTAGCGGGAGTTACACGTGTATCTTTCAACACACATAACCCTTACCCCGGTATGTACCTGAAACCGGAAGATAACCATTCGCTGGAGGCCGGTATGGAAATACGCCTGTTTAACAACCGCCTCAATTTCGATCTCACACTTTATAAGAACAACAACTATCAGCAATACATGGAAGTACCCGCTCCTCCCGGTTCGGGTTATCTTACCTATTACCTGAACCTGGGTAATATCCAGAACAAGGGCATCGAAGCTACGCTAAGTGTAGCACCAATACGTACCAAACGATTCAACTGGACTTCCGATGTTAATTTCACCACTAACCAGAATAAGGTAGTAAAGCTCAGCAATGCTGCCATACCCGGTGCGAATGCAGACAACTATTTTATACTCACGGATTTTGCGGTGAATATGTATGGCTCTTTTGTGAAGGAAGGTGGCTCCTGGGGGGATATATACGCCAATAAGGAATTACAGCGGGGTACAGATGGCAAATACGTTATCGGAGCGGATGGTAACTTGAAGACCAATACGGTATTCAAAAAGGTGGGTAATCCGAATCCCCGTTTTACACTGGGGTGGAGTAACACTTTCAGCTACCGGAACCTGACACTGAGTATGCTAGTAGATGGCCGGTTTGGCGGACGGGTCATGAGTGTGACACAGGCGGTGCTGGACAAATACGGCACCAGTGCCGCCAGTGCGGCTGCCAGGGATAACGGCGGGGTGATATTGAATGCAGAAGATGAGCATCAACAGCCTTTCCCGGGAAAATATGACCCCCGGAAATACTATGCTACTGTAGGAGGCAGGGCCGGTATCGGTGAATTGTATATGTATGATGCCACCAATATCCGGTTACGGGAGCTATCACTCAGTTACCGGTTGCCCATAAATAATAAATGGATACAGTATATACAGCTTGGCATTACAGGAAAGAATCTCTGTTTTTTCAAACTGGAAGCTCCATTCGATCCAGAGGTATCTATGAGTAGCGGGAATGGCCTGCAAGGTATAGACGTATTTGGCGTACCGGCTACCCGTAGCTATGGTATCAGCCTGCGGGCAGGCTTTTAGTTATTTATCTATTTAAAAAGTTCGTCCAATGAAACAGACCTTTGTTGTGATAATGCTGACGATCTTGGTGTGTGGTTGTACCAAACATTTCGATGAGATCAACAAAAACCCATACGATTTCAATGAAGAGGAACTGAAGCCTGACTTCAAGCTCCTGGGGGAACCGCTCGTGCAGGTGATGCTGAACTATGTGGTGGTGGAAGATCCATATCGTGCACAGGTCACACAGAACCTGCTGGGTGACGTGTATGCAGGTTATATGATGTGTCCGCAGCCATTTGAGGATAATCGCAATAATACCACCTATGTATTGCTGGACAAGTGGACTAACCTGTTGTGGGAGAGGACGTATGGCTATATCATGGCCAACTGCAATTATGTAATGGAGCGGGCTGGCAGAGAGTATGCAGACTTTTATGCCTGGGCGCAGATATTACGGGTGATCGGCATGCACCGGATCAGCGATATCTATGGGCCGGTGATCTACACCAAATATAAGCAGATCAACAGCGATCATAGTATAGACTATGACTCACAACAGGAAGCCTACTATGCCTTTTTTAAGGACCTGGATGGGGCTATCCGTGTATTGGAAGGATATGCCAATACCACCCAACAACACTTCAAAAAATTCGACCTGGCGTATGACGGGGACTATCGTAAGTGGATCAAACTCGCCAATACGCTGCGTCTGAGATTGGCGATACGCATCTCTGGTGTAGACCCGGTAAAGGCGAAAACCGAAGGAGAGGCCGCCTTACGTCATCCATTAGGTATACTCAGCGCTACCGATGAAAATTTTTCCATCAACACCGCTCCCCTCTCCCACCCTTTGAATGTGATCGGTCATACCTGGGATGATACCCGTATGGGAGCTCCTATGGAATCCATCCTGACAGGATACAATGATCCCCGTCTGCCGAAGTATTTTGAATATTCAAAACTGGAAGACCGTGTTTATCATGGTATCCGTAATGGTATCAGTATTACGTCCAAGGAGACGTATGAGGGATTTTCGCAGCTGGCAGTATTACCAAACCGTATCCAGTTCCTGACAACGGCGGAAGCGTGGTTTTTGAAAGCGGAGGCTGCCTTGTATGGATGGAATGGGGCCGGTGATGTCAGGAGTAATTATGAAGCCGGCATACGGGCTTCTTTTGAGCAATATGGGTTATTACCCTATTTCAACAGCTATATAGCTGATCATACGGCCATTCCCAAACCATACCGGGACCCGCTGAACTCGGTTAACAATGTCAGTACAGGGGATGAAAATCTCTCTACTATTACAATCAGGTGGGAAAACGACGATACCCCTGCCCGCAAACTGGAGCGCATTATTACACAGAAATGGATTGCTATGTTCCCTGAGGGACAGGAAGCCTGGAGTGAATTCCGGCGTACGGGTTATCCCAGGCTATTCCCAGTGGTTGTGAACAACAGCGGTAATCTTATTTCTACGAAAGATTTTATACGAAGAGTAAATTTTGCCAGATCTGAGTATACAACCAATCCATTAGGTGTAGCCCGGGCCGTAAGGATGCTGAAAGGCCCTGACAATGGCGGTACCCGTTTATGGTGGGACCAGCGCTGATATTTTATGCCCCCAATAGTACCTGCGTGCCTATTCCACGACTTCTTTCTGCAGCTGATACAAGCGATGCCCAACAGTACAGACCCATGACCAACAGTAAATAGAGCGTTTGTATCGATCAACAACTAAACCTAAAATAATGCTACCAGCCTCATTACCTGTTTGATCGTTACAGGTAAATGGAAGCGCCCCTATTTTTAAAAAAATATCCATTTAATTTAAATACTCCCGTACCCCCGCGTGTTGCATGTTATACGCGCCACTGTCGTATTCGTTGCAATCGGATGCGAAAAACGCAAAGACATTGCGCTATGGACCATTCATGTCTGCTATTGACCACCATGCTATGCACCCATAATAATACATCCATTCATTCTTAAAGCATTTGACACGTATGAAAATGACCTTTTTAAAATTCGGCGGAGCAGCCAGTCTGTTGCTGTTATCGCTCGTTGATCCCCTGCCGGGGGCCGGTCGTCCGGTCGCCGGGACGATATTCCAGCAGACGCAGGAATTAAGTGGCGTCGTGCAGGACAATAAAGGAACCCCCTTGCCAGGTGTAACAGTAGCATTGAAGAATAGTAAGCGAGGCACGCAGACCAATGCCAACGGCATCTTCCGCTTATCTGTACAAACAGGGGAAGTGGTGGTATTCAGTTTCGTTGGTTATGTCAATAAAGAAGTCGCCGTGAGCGACGACCGTAATATTACAGTTGTGCTGGAGGAGCAGGTGCGTGGATTAAGTGAGTTTGTTGTTACTGCGCTTGGTATACAAAGAAAGCCCAAAGAGCTGACCTATGCGACACAACAGGTGAAAGGAGCCGATCTGAGCCAGGTAAAGGAAACGAATGTAGTAAACAGCTTGGTGGGAAAAGTATCGGGGCTGCAAGTCAGCAGAAGTGCCTCCGGTGTCGCGGGTTCGGCCAGGGTGATATTACGCGGTCAGAAGTCCATACGGGAGAACCAGCCATTGTATGTGGTAGACGGCGTACCTATGGTCAACTTCACCGCAGCGCAACCTACCGACATATGGGGACAGGCTTCCGGCACCGGCTCCAGCGGTCGTGACGGTGGAGATATCCTGAGTACTATCAACCCCGAAGATATTGACAACATCAACGTACTAAAAGGCGCTTCTGCCTCTGCCTTATATGGTAGTCAGGCCGCTAATGGGGTGATCATGATCACGACAAAAAAAGGCAGATCAGGTCATCCCCGCATCCATTATTCATCCAACTTCACATTAGATCAGGCAGCATACAAGCCCGATCTGCAGTATGAATTCAACCAGAGTGGTGAGGGCAGCGCTTACAGCTGGGGACCTAAAGGCAGTAATCCCGATCACGTAAAACCGTTTTTCCGTACAGGGAATACATGGATCAATGCTATTAATCTTTCCACGGGCAGCGATCAGGCACAAACCTATTTTTCTTATTCCAATACAACCAATAACGGGATATTACCTACCAGTACTTTTAATCAACATACTATCAATATCAGGGAGAC
Protein-coding regions in this window:
- a CDS encoding RNA polymerase sigma factor, whose protein sequence is MYSSYTDDQLLCLLKENSVAAFNSIYERYSKQLYLYIFSKTDTGETAKDILQELFTILWEKRKTLTISDSLKGYLYQAARHKIIDLYRKNSNYRKYLQQLIEHFDTQPHAINETLDYKVRTQELFEAINHLPERMKQIFMMSRLEHLTVEQIAQQLGLSQQTVKNQITKALKILRTHYAKSDVILLILATWALDKL
- a CDS encoding FecR family protein is translated as MDIDQIRHMLDRYNQGSSTDEESAIIEQWFEGINQHHSMLVDEHYLQQQLDDVHQHIQERIQPPVRRNRLRRIYSLAAAAVLLIAAGIFGIRYYMAQQPAALPGLAVKSGNGKTNRMIRDGFVEVSTNKGATERIVLSDGSTVVVNASSKIKYPVGFGSHSRDIYLLEGEAHFTVAQNGGASFVVHTGELNTTALATVFNIRAYAYEQKIKVSLLAGKVKVDHVKEGQPQPPIILLPSEQLDFDLHSLVLEKVNFSKPEEIVGWKQGYLVFKDASYQQVIKEIENRYGVTIINQSDKTQWEYTGFFKDESLQDIIETICLTKGLSYTIDQDSIFLKNKN
- a CDS encoding SusC/RagA family TonB-linked outer membrane protein, whose product is MIALLNQGASTRAVAAVTVLHEDVFVTLHLKHKHIEEVMVELAAITGLNFHYDKSDLDLRKKITVHFVKTPITEVLQHLSKLTGLCFTLKEQKVIVAPTCNTPVGQEKPSSSVTLIRGNIPERSVSGKVYNTAGKPVAGASIWVRDSQRGAQTQEDGSFTIAIRQGDVLVIRSIGYNSREISIDKQEEIAVTLNEAIKGLNEFVVTALGLSKRTKELTYATQQVGDEDITRVKDGNVINSLSGKVAGMMVNRSSAGLGGSARVILRGNKSTRENQPMYIIDGVPMANYTPAQPRDIWGQASGIIGSGGRDGGDGISNINPDDIETISVLKGASAAALYGSQAANGVIVITTKRGRPGRGRLEFCSDFTLESPSIMPKLQYRYGQTTVPFIDANRKPQPGSPDSWGGAVQASDHVSSFFQTGITAINSLSFSAGTDKAQTYFSYSNTSSKGILPTNRFLRHTFNFRETLKLFDDKLSVDINATLLAQSTYNRLSSGLYYSPLTGLYNFPRGLDFNRYKREYEYFDNGRNMPLQNWWNIRNSAGWTGDDDQQNPYWVLNRDIHTDSRYRGLGSMSLRYKVNDWLSVQARGSFDKSFDEYELKAYAGTQQVLAPANGRYTLEKEANTQIYGDIMVNMTHKLGANYNLATAIGTSILDVKAHDRTLVSTNPFVKDGLSYANKFSVADILSTALDAQRSIEQKQLQAIFSNVQLGYKNALFLDLTGRNDWSSTFAYTPIRNKGYFYYSAGMAGIISDLVKLPAVINFAKLRVSYARVGNDIAPYASKPARFMLQTVAGVTRVSFNTHNPYPGMYLKPEDNHSLEAGMEIRLFNNRLNFDLTLYKNNNYQQYMEVPAPPGSGYLTYYLNLGNIQNKGIEATLSVAPIRTKRFNWTSDVNFTTNQNKVVKLSNAAIPGANADNYFILTDFAVNMYGSFVKEGGSWGDIYANKELQRGTDGKYVIGADGNLKTNTVFKKVGNPNPRFTLGWSNTFSYRNLTLSMLVDGRFGGRVMSVTQAVLDKYGTSAASAAARDNGGVILNAEDEHQQPFPGKYDPRKYYATVGGRAGIGELYMYDATNIRLRELSLSYRLPINNKWIQYIQLGITGKNLCFFKLEAPFDPEVSMSSGNGLQGIDVFGVPATRSYGISLRAGF
- a CDS encoding SusD/RagB family nutrient-binding outer membrane lipoprotein, whose amino-acid sequence is MKQTFVVIMLTILVCGCTKHFDEINKNPYDFNEEELKPDFKLLGEPLVQVMLNYVVVEDPYRAQVTQNLLGDVYAGYMMCPQPFEDNRNNTTYVLLDKWTNLLWERTYGYIMANCNYVMERAGREYADFYAWAQILRVIGMHRISDIYGPVIYTKYKQINSDHSIDYDSQQEAYYAFFKDLDGAIRVLEGYANTTQQHFKKFDLAYDGDYRKWIKLANTLRLRLAIRISGVDPVKAKTEGEAALRHPLGILSATDENFSINTAPLSHPLNVIGHTWDDTRMGAPMESILTGYNDPRLPKYFEYSKLEDRVYHGIRNGISITSKETYEGFSQLAVLPNRIQFLTTAEAWFLKAEAALYGWNGAGDVRSNYEAGIRASFEQYGLLPYFNSYIADHTAIPKPYRDPLNSVNNVSTGDENLSTITIRWENDDTPARKLERIITQKWIAMFPEGQEAWSEFRRTGYPRLFPVVVNNSGNLISTKDFIRRVNFARSEYTTNPLGVARAVRMLKGPDNGGTRLWWDQR